In the genome of Bacteroidota bacterium, one region contains:
- a CDS encoding peptidoglycan synthetase — translation MKIHLIAIGGAVMHNMALALHEKGYQISGSDDEIFEPSKSRLAAKGLLPDKWGWFPEKITEKLDAVILGMHARANNPELLKAQKLGLKVYSFPEYLFEQSKNKTRVVIGGSHGKTTITSMIMHVLKKLDMDFDYMVGAKITGFETMVKITENAPIAIFEGDEYLSSAIDKRPKFHLYKPHIALISGIAWDHINVFPTFENYVEQFKIFADLIDKNGSLVYFEKDDEILKITENVKLDIKKLPYSEIENRVENSKTSLLFGEKTYPIEVFGKHNMQNLAGAKLVCSELGISDSEFYEAISSFSGAAKRLQLVDKNSKTNIYSDFAHSPSKLKATVEAVKQQFSDRKLIACMELHTFSSLTEQFLSFYKDSMQKADEAIVYFNPHTIEHKKLKQITKEQVARAFGGDNIKIYTSSEKIKELLLSKNWDNKNLLLMSSGNFDGLDFVELSEAILK, via the coding sequence ATGAAAATACACTTAATAGCAATAGGCGGTGCCGTGATGCACAATATGGCTCTCGCTTTACACGAAAAAGGTTATCAAATTTCAGGTTCAGACGATGAAATTTTCGAGCCATCGAAATCAAGACTTGCAGCAAAAGGACTTTTGCCGGATAAATGGGGCTGGTTTCCCGAAAAAATTACAGAAAAACTTGATGCAGTAATTCTCGGAATGCACGCCAGAGCAAACAATCCCGAATTGTTGAAAGCTCAAAAACTTGGACTTAAAGTTTATTCTTTTCCAGAATATTTGTTCGAGCAATCGAAAAACAAAACACGAGTTGTGATTGGGGGAAGCCACGGAAAAACTACCATTACCTCAATGATAATGCACGTTTTGAAAAAACTTGATATGGATTTTGATTATATGGTTGGGGCAAAAATTACAGGTTTTGAGACTATGGTTAAAATTACCGAAAATGCTCCTATTGCAATTTTCGAAGGCGACGAATATCTAAGTTCCGCAATTGATAAACGCCCAAAATTTCATCTTTACAAACCACATATTGCTCTGATTAGCGGAATAGCCTGGGATCATATTAATGTTTTTCCAACTTTCGAGAATTATGTAGAACAGTTTAAAATATTTGCAGATTTAATTGATAAAAATGGCAGCCTAGTTTATTTCGAGAAGGACGATGAAATTTTGAAAATTACTGAAAATGTGAAACTTGATATAAAAAAACTACCATATTCAGAAATTGAAAATAGAGTTGAAAATAGTAAAACCAGTTTGCTTTTTGGAGAAAAAACTTATCCGATTGAAGTTTTTGGAAAACATAATATGCAAAACCTTGCCGGTGCAAAACTTGTTTGTTCGGAACTCGGAATATCGGATTCGGAATTTTATGAAGCTATTAGCAGTTTTTCGGGTGCAGCAAAACGTTTGCAATTAGTCGATAAAAATTCAAAAACAAATATTTATTCCGATTTTGCACATTCGCCTTCCAAACTAAAAGCTACGGTTGAAGCGGTAAAACAACAATTTTCTGACAGAAAACTTATTGCCTGCATGGAACTTCATACTTTCAGTAGTTTGACTGAGCAATTTCTATCATTTTATAAAGATTCGATGCAAAAAGCCGACGAGGCAATTGTTTATTTCAATCCACATACCATTGAACATAAAAAACTGAAACAAATTACAAAAGAGCAAGTTGCAAGAGCTTTTGGTGGCGACAATATTAAGATCTATACAAGCTCTGAAAAAATAAAGGAGCTACTTTTATCGAAAAATTGGGATAATAAAAATTTGCTTTTGATGAGTTCAGGAAATTTCGATGGTTTGGATTTTGTTGAATTATCGGAGGCTATTTTGAAATAA